A region of Thermotoga sp. Mc24 DNA encodes the following proteins:
- a CDS encoding HEPN domain-containing protein: MFQKMGAQAWERSIADLLEELSRHFEIPEELMDHALELDKACIPTRYPDALPSGSPRNRYSRIEAERLVNYAEKIIRFCEDLLSRI, translated from the coding sequence GTGTTCCAGAAAATGGGAGCACAGGCATGGGAACGTTCCATAGCAGATCTGCTCGAAGAACTTTCCAGACACTTTGAAATCCCTGAAGAACTCATGGACCATGCCCTTGAACTGGACAAAGCTTGTATCCCCACAAGGTATCCGGATGCCCTTCCTTCCGGCTCCCCCAGAAACAGGTATTCCAGAATTGAAGCCGAAAGGCTGGTGAACTATGCTGAAAAGATCATCCGATTCTGCGAAGATCTTCTATCCAGAATATAA
- a CDS encoding AAA family ATPase codes for MFIEKIEGKNFKSFDELKVDLGNFNVVIGPNASGKSNFIRIFEFLRDIANFGLDNAISLQGGHEYIRNMKIGSTQDLSLKVTSSESQSQNKEIPSFLGNGEVLKIVKIEYEFCLRFDQKTWCRVTKEELKQDLKIFTRKDQTDVFLKVLRKNGKLNYQIEVPDSNYKKMVENTLFLLKENIPENSLLMETPLFRFLTPLGDIFREIAIYDFDPKLSKKAIPITGKAELEENGQNLPIVVKKILENEESRKKFFNLVKDLLPFVESLDIEKLVDKSLLFKIRENYFEDYIPAPLISDGTINIIALVLVLYFEKKRVVIIEEPERNIHPYLVSKIVDMMKDASRQKQIIITTHNPEFVKYAGLENLLFVFRDEKGFSRIERPANKKEVEVFLKNEIGIDELYVQNLL; via the coding sequence ATGTTTATTGAAAAGATAGAGGGGAAAAACTTCAAGAGTTTTGATGAACTAAAAGTCGATCTTGGGAATTTCAATGTTGTGATTGGCCCTAACGCTTCAGGAAAGTCAAATTTCATTCGCATTTTTGAGTTTCTAAGAGATATTGCCAACTTTGGCCTGGATAACGCAATATCCCTGCAGGGAGGGCATGAGTACATAAGAAACATGAAAATAGGTTCAACCCAGGATCTATCGCTAAAGGTAACTTCTTCTGAATCACAGTCGCAAAACAAAGAAATACCATCTTTTCTAGGGAACGGAGAAGTTTTAAAGATAGTAAAGATTGAGTACGAATTTTGCTTGCGGTTTGACCAAAAGACATGGTGTAGAGTAACAAAAGAAGAATTGAAACAAGATCTTAAAATTTTTACAAGAAAAGATCAGACAGATGTTTTTTTAAAAGTTCTTCGGAAAAACGGAAAATTGAACTACCAGATAGAGGTACCAGATTCTAATTACAAAAAGATGGTCGAAAATACGCTCTTTTTATTGAAAGAAAATATACCAGAAAATTCTCTTTTGATGGAAACTCCTTTATTCAGGTTCCTGACCCCACTTGGTGATATATTCAGAGAGATCGCAATTTACGACTTCGATCCAAAACTGTCAAAAAAGGCTATTCCTATTACAGGGAAAGCCGAACTGGAAGAGAATGGCCAGAACTTACCAATAGTGGTTAAGAAAATACTGGAAAACGAAGAAAGCCGAAAAAAGTTTTTCAATCTTGTAAAAGACCTTCTTCCTTTTGTGGAAAGCCTTGATATAGAGAAACTTGTAGATAAATCTCTGCTGTTCAAGATACGAGAAAATTACTTTGAAGACTACATACCGGCACCTTTGATTTCTGATGGGACAATCAATATAATTGCCCTTGTTCTCGTTTTGTATTTCGAAAAGAAACGTGTGGTGATCATAGAAGAGCCAGAAAGAAACATTCACCCCTACCTTGTTTCCAAGATAGTAGATATGATGAAAGATGCTTCTCGTCAAAAGCAGATAATAATCACCACACACAATCCGGAGTTTGTGAAGTATGCAGGTCTAGAAAACTTGCTCTTTGTCTTTCGTGATGAAAAGGGTTTTTCGAGGATTGAAAGACCCGCAAATAAAAAAGAGGTAGAGGTATTTCTCAAGAACGAAATAGGTATAGATGAACTCTATGTCCAGAATTTACTGTGA
- a CDS encoding DUF4276 family protein translates to MLLIIFVEGNDDERFFERIVVPVLKKKFDSVKLVKYAQMKKERLESYIRSITSAGWDYIYVTDMDDSPCVTARKQQIQNYLPNIDPKRVVVVIREIESWYLAGLNKDKSRDLKIKERKLKNTENITKEQFNRLIPEKYSRINFMIELLENFSIETAKQKNRSFKYFVEKFCS, encoded by the coding sequence ATGCTCCTGATCATATTTGTTGAAGGAAATGATGATGAAAGATTCTTTGAAAGAATTGTGGTGCCAGTTTTGAAGAAAAAATTTGATAGTGTGAAATTGGTAAAATACGCTCAGATGAAAAAAGAGCGGCTTGAGAGTTATATACGTTCCATCACAAGTGCTGGATGGGATTACATTTATGTAACTGATATGGACGATTCACCATGTGTAACTGCGAGAAAGCAACAAATACAGAATTATTTGCCCAATATAGATCCAAAAAGGGTTGTCGTTGTTATCAGAGAGATAGAAAGCTGGTATCTTGCTGGATTGAACAAAGACAAATCTCGAGATTTAAAAATCAAAGAAAGAAAATTAAAAAACACCGAAAATATAACAAAGGAACAATTCAACCGTTTGATCCCAGAGAAATATTCTAGAATAAACTTTATGATCGAATTGCTTGAAAACTTTTCCATAGAAACAGCCAAACAAAAAAACAGATCTTTCAAGTATTTTGTCGAAAAATTCTGTTCCTAA
- a CDS encoding glycosyltransferase, which translates to MVSDLKKEAMEHMNKGNYNKALGLFRKILSENPEDAESIYNSAVVLHRLGRWRSAKEFALRYLKLFGPDSSMEEILGDVLFFEGDFKAALKWYRRSLKNAQLEDSERVQGKIKSAMKKLRECVSRKKLALVVAEGADSFTDDLIERLSKKFWVRKFLVPRREYYFFFSVLTILYDKGIARPWVVRIVCSLFPNTLKRAMRWADIVWIEWASPVAVVASLLRRKKRMFVRLHRYEAFREYHFLREYSSLINWQNLDGAIFVSEFVKKVVEGRGVKLPEKTVVIHNGLNLKRFILKERSKGFDIGWVAGIIPRKNLHLALEVMKRLVQIDSRYTLHVAGEFKDDLYEIYIKHLVKKMGLEKNVIFYGWVDDMDEWWEDKNYILSTSIHESFGYSIVEAMAKGIKPVIHHFPGAEEFYDEEFLFTSVEEAVEKIISDDYDSRKYREYVLKRNWTLEHQTEKFEEFIEFL; encoded by the coding sequence ATGGTATCAGACCTGAAAAAAGAAGCGATGGAACATATGAATAAGGGAAACTACAACAAGGCACTTGGATTGTTCAGAAAAATCCTCTCTGAAAACCCGGAAGATGCAGAATCCATCTATAACTCCGCTGTTGTTCTGCATCGGCTTGGAAGATGGAGGAGTGCAAAAGAATTCGCACTTCGCTATCTCAAACTCTTCGGACCGGATTCTTCCATGGAAGAAATCCTCGGGGATGTTCTGTTCTTCGAGGGAGATTTCAAGGCAGCATTGAAGTGGTACAGGAGATCTCTCAAGAACGCTCAACTGGAAGATAGTGAGCGTGTTCAGGGAAAAATCAAGAGTGCGATGAAAAAACTCAGAGAGTGTGTGAGCAGGAAAAAACTGGCTCTGGTTGTTGCAGAAGGAGCGGACAGTTTCACCGATGATCTGATTGAAAGACTTTCGAAGAAGTTCTGGGTGAGAAAATTCCTTGTTCCCAGAAGAGAGTACTACTTTTTCTTCAGTGTTCTTACCATCCTTTACGATAAAGGCATCGCAAGACCATGGGTTGTCAGGATCGTTTGTTCTCTTTTTCCCAACACCCTCAAGAGAGCGATGAGATGGGCTGACATCGTCTGGATAGAGTGGGCATCCCCAGTGGCTGTGGTGGCCAGCCTCTTAAGGAGAAAGAAAAGGATGTTCGTCAGACTTCACAGATACGAGGCTTTCAGAGAGTACCATTTTTTGAGAGAGTACAGTTCCCTGATAAACTGGCAAAACCTAGATGGAGCCATTTTTGTTTCAGAGTTTGTTAAGAAGGTTGTGGAAGGAAGGGGAGTGAAACTTCCGGAGAAAACAGTGGTGATTCACAACGGTTTGAATCTTAAAAGATTCATTCTGAAAGAGAGATCAAAGGGCTTCGACATCGGATGGGTGGCCGGGATCATTCCAAGAAAAAATCTTCATCTGGCACTGGAAGTCATGAAACGACTCGTTCAGATCGATTCCAGATACACACTCCACGTGGCAGGGGAGTTCAAAGATGATCTCTATGAGATTTATATAAAACATCTGGTGAAAAAAATGGGATTGGAGAAGAACGTGATCTTCTATGGCTGGGTGGACGATATGGACGAATGGTGGGAAGACAAAAATTATATTCTCTCCACCAGCATTCACGAAAGTTTCGGCTACAGCATCGTTGAAGCCATGGCAAAAGGGATCAAGCCTGTGATCCATCATTTTCCAGGTGCAGAGGAGTTCTACGATGAGGAGTTTCTTTTTACAAGTGTTGAAGAGGCCGTAGAAAAAATCATCAGCGATGATTATGACTCCAGAAAGTACAGAGAATACGTCTTAAAAAGAAACTGGACACTGGAACATCAGACAGAGAAATTCGAAGAATTCATAGAGTTTCTCTGA